The Solanum dulcamara chromosome 2, daSolDulc1.2, whole genome shotgun sequence region tgatatcactTATTTTACTCACCTTTCATGAGAAGGTGACATGCTAGTAAAGAAAACTCTAGTTATCTTTGGATCCATATTCTTTTTAATCCATCTCAGCATACTCTTCATTGCCATGCCATATGCCTCTTCTGTGGATACCTCCACTATATCTTTCACTTCATCATCAAAAGACCCTTGCCTACAAGCAACGAAAAATCCAGAATTTAGACGTCGTAAGTTTTGAACTTaaagaaaatgagttttgaaataatatttgaGGCCAATATGCTAAGTATTTCCAATCTTGTGACCTCGTGATTGGATTCAAGGGCGGGGCTAGAGGCACAAGGAGCTAGGTTGATTGAAATGCCCTTTGCTagaaattatattgtatatagtagatgttgaatCTTTTTAGTTTCTTTCTGTATTTCTTTAGTGAAAATTCTGACTCTGCCACTAGTCAGATTTCTAACTGATaaaaagtattaaataaataaataagatgaaagagccaagaaaattacaaaatattaaaatggaaACCACTCCTCCACCAAAGGTAAGTATTGAACACAATTATATCAGCCCCTTTCCAATATTTTCCATGTGTGTTTATTGAATCTTTTCGAACAACTCTTTCTTCAATCCTATGTTTGCCTGGATTATCAGAATTTGATTCCAGCAAAAATGGTGCCCAGTAGAACTCAATTGTTGCATTATAATCCTGAAAAAATTACTCAAATATAGGCTaactttatatatttgtaaTATGAAATCAATGTTacaaattcatagaaaaaaaatcacttttagTATCAATTTCTCTCCAGCACGACGACAATGAGGTTGATTTCTCATATGTTCATCACTCAACTAATAGTTATTATCTCAGAAAGTCATTCTTCTTCTTGATGCCAATTTTCTTCAAGAAAGAAAAGTGACTTTCTAAGATAATAACTATTAGTTGAGTGATCATCTGAAAAATCAACTTCACCATGGAGTGATAGACGATCGTGCATTTTCACTAGAGATGGCTAGAGGACGACCAAAGAAGGATGTGAACAAAGCTATTGATATAGAAAAGAAGACTAATGTTGTCAAAAAAGGGGCAAAACAGAGGAAATATACAAACCACTATGCAAGTCAATGAGGTTAGTTCATCTCCAATGCAACAATGGCGAATCCAATGAAGGATATTTCGTGGTTTTGTTCCATATTATGGAAGATATAGTGTTATACTATTTTCTAAACCATACACAATGAAAACAACAAACTTATTATCGTAAGGGCATGGAATCCTGAGTGCAATCGCGGTGATTCTAAGTCATATTGGTAGTGTCCTGAGTTGCCATCTTTGTGCTAAAAGTACACAAGAGAACCTTAGAACAAGCTGTAAGCCTACTTATGACTTTACATGCATGCAAATAGGACAATCATATCAATATGCTCCAGAAGTAACACGAACATATAAGGAGAACAGAGTGAAACATGTGAAGGCTAAGGTAACCAAATCAATATGGATGAAATCAACCTTAAGAGGATGAAATAGTAATGATGCAAGAAGAAGCTTAGAACTAGTTGGCTAGAAAGATGAAAGTTCGGGGCACTAAGGTTGTACCTAATAATTACAAGAATGGTGTTACAATAACACAAATAAACGTGACTTGTGTCCGGAAGAAActaacatttttgaagagtctgaATAACATAGAGATGATTACCTTAATGTTGAAAACATCGAAACTACCAACAGTTTTCATGGATTTAGCATTCTCAGGAATGAGTCTATGGACAAGACAAACCATAGAAACATACTGTCCTCTGTTCAAGGAATCGCCCACGAATAACATCCTCTTCCCTCTAAGTGTTTCCAGCATTAGTGTAGCATTGAAACTGTCATATTAAgtagaagaaaataaagaacaGAGGTATAAAATGTGCAGAAAAAcaaatacaataacaatatctATTAATCGaagattaaaatatattagtcGAATATCACAAGTAACAAAATTAAACACAAAGTTGATCAAGAATTTCATGTTCAAGTTACACTTTAaatgatatgttgattgatggatcATAACTAGCTACACTAGTGTTAAAAAGCTCCACAAAACTAATAAATGCAGAGGTGGATCAAGGATTTGAAATTCGATAATCAAAGTTCTTAGTGCAAAACTCACGCTGGCTTTGGAATTATGCATTCAGAATCTAATACTTTGTTTATGTTTTGCAACttttcacatatatatatctacgAATGTCTCTTCTATATTCAAATTAAACTTTGTGCTTAATCAAACTAAGACACGAAACCCAAAGCTGAATAGTTAGATCCAACGTTGGACTAATGGATTCATAATATAATCCGTTATGCCTAGAGTTGATTTGACATATTTACACTAACAGTACAAAAGAATTTTACCTCGGAAGAGAGCAACCATGAGGTTGCCATCTCCAATGTTGATAATCTTTATCTGGCCTTCCATGTTCTTGACAAGTTAATTGTGGTTGTATGTAAGGACATTCTGATTCTTCATACAAAGGCCTTTTCTTATCCCAAATCCATTTTCCATTGAACACATTGCATCCTTCTTTTGTCTCTCCTATGGAAAATGGTAATTTCTCTATGTTCTTCTCTACCAatagaaattcataaaatacaaTCAATTTCGCCTACACTTCATGcatataaaaatcaaaaatatgtgtggaaaacaaaattattgtaataattaagattatacttatttgtgAACTCACAGACTCTAGATCTTTGATACGACTCTGCCTAAGACAATGGCAAAGCTATTCTTGTCAAAAGGTGTCAATTGACACCTCTTTACTGAAAAATTGCACTATATACATTgaccatttttttttatgtatgtatACTTTgcattgaatctccttaaaacgTATGAATTAAACtgactttcttttttcttggtAAAATTTTTAACTCCGACATAAATctcaaaaaagattttaaaagttTAGTACGAGAGAATTTACTTTGtgttttaattgatttgatttgtttTCATGATATAACTTCTTCGATTTCTTGATAAAAAGCAATATGACTAACAATAATTCGAATGTAAAAATATATACTATATGATAATACcaagagattaaaaaaaaaggtgtTGATCAAACTTACTAGCTAATTTTGGATTTGTCCAAATCAAGTTGGCCAAGGATGTGACTGATGGAGAAGATGGAAGGAGATGGGATGAATAAGTTATAAAAAATACAACCAAACTTAGTAATAAGAATAGAGAATTATAAAAACTAATTTTTCTAAAGATGGGTAAAGAAGGAGGCAATTCCAtctattgatttttttattttttatttttgcaatATGCCTTAAGTGACAAAAATATTATAGGTTTGAAGTTAAACACAGggtaatttatatttattttttcttgaatttatgtAGAAGCCTCTAACATGATTAAAACACTGAAAAATAGAGATTAATCAGATTCATTGTTTTTAATTAAGGTTAGATCATCTTCCTTTTTAAGCTAGgcaatatatatcaataatatttattaatgtgtcTACAAAAGCTTTATGTTAGTTGAATTTGGGACAAAATGCATTTCCATTTTTGTGCTTTTGCTcctattaatttaatttaggtAAGTAAATGTGGTatcttattatttaatatactcaaggattttatcattattattattcttagaaATTGATAATGTTGTGTAGGCTGATAATTTATCTACATCGCGATGGTAGGAGttgcttattttctttcttgagAAGATGGACGGTAAATACATATCTGCATTACTAATTataatgtttgttttgattgttaaatTCATCCTTACATAGCGATGAAAAGTCCGTGAGATCGTGTCATTAACTTGTGTATTTTTCTCGTTTTTTCTTGCTAATAATAGTGTTACTCCTTTTTTTATAGGCTTATTCTTCAAACTGTTGATTTGTGACATTATGTAATGACGAAAAAAGATAAAATCTATCAAAACATTAGTCATAAAAACAACAGAGtactacaatataatataaCACTATAcaatattatgaaacaatatgtAACAATGATCCAAACAAGGTTAGGGTACATTTATCCATTGAGGTCTTCAATTAAAttataaagagaaaaaataacatGTATCCAATTTTaggtataaaaaaaaattgaaacaaatCCTTTCCTTGTGTATATAATATGATCCTTCAATGATCCATAAAATTTTCTAAGGATAAAAAAGCTTTGTGAATAAAAGCTCATTCCAAGTATCTTGAAGGCCAGGCAAACACCAATGAACACAATCAGCATAGCTAAATGGATTTGCTAGTTGTTCTTGTGTTAATTTATTCCATTGCTTCTTGTAAATTGTTGTGTGCGCATCTTTTCTATAACTTGAGAGTTGTGTGATATTGAGAAATGTAATTGGCACTTTTGATTTGCCAAATTCTTGTGTAATCACTTGCATTATACTTTTTCTACTATCTGATCCCCAATAATTTGGATCATCTATCATTTTTGTTTCATTGTAACAATTTTTATTTGGTTCACCTCCCCATTCTATGCTCCTGAAAAAACAAATAGTGGATATGTTCTCAATGGTAAAATGCGCAATCCATAAACTTTCAAATgttatttgaaaatattaatatatttttaggggTACTTTTTGTTAACTCCCAAACTATGTTGGTGGGTTTGGGGTGAGGGTAGGAGTTTGGGGGTGGGAATGGGGATGCTGGGAGGGTGGGGTGAGGGTAATCAACAAGAAATGGTTAATgaaacttgttttttttttctattatcaCAAGGAAAGTCATTTTTTCGATTCTTTAGGAACTTAGTtttgttaaaatatattttgacaggccaaccaaacatgaaaaattgaaaagtaTTTTCCTCTATATAATTTTTCCTTGTTTTGGAGCAATCTTTAATAAGAAGggtattttttgaatatttttttagttggagagtatttttgagccaaaaataTAACGATGGGGTATTTTTGAGCAAAAATCATAACGGAGTATAATAGTTTTGTATAGGGAGGGGGCGGAGGGGAGAAAATGTACTCCATttgtttcaatttctttgtcttAGTTTGACTCgacatgaattttaaaaaactaaagAAACTTTTGAATTATGCGGTCTTAAACTAAAAATGTGTGTAATGTACCAAAATGTTTCTTTGAATCTTGTGATCTAAAATTTGTCATGTACTCCCACCGtttcatttcatttttcttgttttgacttgacatgaaatttaagaaagtagAAAAGACTTTTGCATCTTTTGGTCATGATTAAAGATATGTCACATATATCCAAATGTCTTTtaatcttgtgatcttaaacatatcacgtggaaagttgaaatcaaaaaattgccaaaaaaagaaagaagaatttttttaaaaaaaacgaCTAAAATGAAAAGTAGggcaaacaaattgaaacggagggagtagaATATTACGttgtaaaaaattatcaaatattaaaaatgacattcttttttaaacagactaaaaaataaaataacccaaataaattaaaaatctgAGGAGTAATTATTTTACTCACATTCCATGAGAAGGTGACATGCTAGTGAAGAAGACTCTGGTTTTCTTTGGATCCATATTCCTTTTAATCCATCTCAACATACTCTTCATTGCCATCCCATATGCCTCCTCTGTGGAAACCTCCACTATGTCTTTCACTTCATCATCAAAAGACCCTTGCCTGCATCAATtttcattttatataaatttacttccaaaaaaaaaacataaaaatagtgataaattcagaatttagaCGGTGTAAATTTTGAAGTGAGAGAGTATGTCTTGAGGTAATATTTGACTCCAAAACTAAGTATTTCCTATTTCGTGACCCTGTGGTCGGATTCAGAGGCTGAgctggggggggggggtaaggAGGTTCATCAAAATTCCTTTGCCAGAAAATTACAATGCTCAAacttatttttgatatatacaGTCAAACCTCTTTATAACAATATGATCTAGACCTAttattgatactcttagagatTCTATTTCCGTAAAGATGGTCATTGTATTACCAAAAAAGAAGATAGTTGTTACAAATAGGTAATTCACAAAAAAAACATATTGTTATATAGATCgttgttgatgttgtagagAGGTAAAATATGTAGCATAAAACATTGATTTCGAGAAAAAACTTGTTTTTTATAGTGAGGTATTGTTATATAAGAACGTTTTTATAGAGAGGTATGattgtatgttatttatttatatttttaatttcttgtaGTGAAAAATTCTGACTCAACCATGACgaaaaaacaataaataaaaaatagcaaAGAGCCAAGGAAATTACAAAATATGAAAACGAGGCCCCCTCATCCACCAAAGATAAGTATTGAACACAATAATATTAGCCCCTTT contains the following coding sequences:
- the LOC129873453 gene encoding protein trichome birefringence-like 33, producing the protein MVNAKLIVFYEFLLVEKNIEKLPFSIGETKEGCNVFNGKWIWDKKRPLYEESECPYIQPQLTCQEHGRPDKDYQHWRWQPHGCSLPSFNATLMLETLRGKRMLFVGDSLNRGQYVSMVCLVHRLIPENAKSMKTVGSFDVFNIKDYNATIEFYWAPFLLESNSDNPGKHRIEERVVRKDSINTHGKYWKGADIIVFNTYLWWRSGFHFNILQGSFDDEVKDIVEVSTEEAYGMAMKSMLRWIKKNMDPKITRVFFTSMSPSHERSIEWGGEPNKNCYNETKMIEDPNYWGSDSRKSIMEVIKEEFDKSKVPITFLNITQLSSYRKDAHTTIYKKQWNKLTQEQLANPFSYADCFHWCLPGLQDTWNELLFTKLFYP